The following proteins are encoded in a genomic region of Gossypium hirsutum isolate 1008001.06 chromosome D05, Gossypium_hirsutum_v2.1, whole genome shotgun sequence:
- the LOC107903850 gene encoding ubiquitin-conjugating enzyme E2 34 isoform X1, with translation MDKRGPKSKNPEPRNQGNDEKKSKKGLRLLARVKPSEIFLKSITKDVTNVQITYPCRFQGMAEKSCVKRLQKEYRALCKEPVSHVVARPSPSDILEWHYVLEGSEGTPFAGGYYYGKIKFPPEYPYKPPGITMITPNGRFMTQKKICLSMSDFHPESWNSMWSVSSILTGNLDLIISLILQISILSLKFKCQLVIYSITF, from the exons ATGGATAAAAGGGGTCCAAAATCAAAGAACCCAGAACCAAGAAACCAAGGAAACGAtgagaaaaagagcaaaaagggaTTACGACTATTAGCTCGAGTTAAACCATCTGAGATTTTCTTGAAATCTATAACCAAGGATGTTACCAATGTTCAGATTACATACCCTTGCAG GTTTCAAGGAATGGCAGAGAAATCGTGCGTTAAGCGCCTTCAGAAAGAATACAGAGCACTTTGTAAG GAACCAGTTTCTCATGTTGTTGCTCGTCCATCCCCAAGTGACATTCTTGAATGGC ATTATGTGCTGGAAGGGAGTGAAGGAACACCTTTTGCAG GTGGATATTACTATGGAAAGATCAAGTTCCCTCCTGAGTATCCCTACAAACCTCCTGGAATCAC CATGATCACCCCCAATGGACGGTTTATGACACAGAAGAAAATATGCTTGTCCATGAGTGATT TTCATCCAGAAAGTTGGAATTCAATGTGGTCTGTATCAAG CATACTCACAGGAAATTTGGATCTGATAATTTCACTGATATTGCAAATTTCCATcttaagtttgaaatttaagtgtCAACTTGTAATATACTCGATAACATTTTGA
- the LOC107903850 gene encoding ubiquitin-conjugating enzyme E2 34 isoform X3, with protein sequence MAEKSCVKRLQKEYRALCKEPVSHVVARPSPSDILEWHYVLEGSEGTPFAGGYYYGKIKFPPEYPYKPPGITMITPNGRFMTQKKICLSMSDFHPESWNSMWSVSSILTGNLDLIISLILQISILSLKFKCQLVIYSITF encoded by the exons ATGGCAGAGAAATCGTGCGTTAAGCGCCTTCAGAAAGAATACAGAGCACTTTGTAAG GAACCAGTTTCTCATGTTGTTGCTCGTCCATCCCCAAGTGACATTCTTGAATGGC ATTATGTGCTGGAAGGGAGTGAAGGAACACCTTTTGCAG GTGGATATTACTATGGAAAGATCAAGTTCCCTCCTGAGTATCCCTACAAACCTCCTGGAATCAC CATGATCACCCCCAATGGACGGTTTATGACACAGAAGAAAATATGCTTGTCCATGAGTGATT TTCATCCAGAAAGTTGGAATTCAATGTGGTCTGTATCAAG CATACTCACAGGAAATTTGGATCTGATAATTTCACTGATATTGCAAATTTCCATcttaagtttgaaatttaagtgtCAACTTGTAATATACTCGATAACATTTTGA
- the LOC107903850 gene encoding ubiquitin-conjugating enzyme E2 34 isoform X2: MDKRGPKSKNPEPRNQGNDEKKSKKGLRLLARVKPSEIFLKSITKDVTNVQITYPCRFQGMAEKSCVKRLQKEYRALCKEPVSHVVARPSPSDILEWHYVLEGSEGTPFAGGYYYGKIKFPPEYPYKPPGITMITPNGRFMTQKKICLSMSDFHPESWNSMWSVSRLLVLKKKLCCPRKPTF, translated from the exons ATGGATAAAAGGGGTCCAAAATCAAAGAACCCAGAACCAAGAAACCAAGGAAACGAtgagaaaaagagcaaaaagggaTTACGACTATTAGCTCGAGTTAAACCATCTGAGATTTTCTTGAAATCTATAACCAAGGATGTTACCAATGTTCAGATTACATACCCTTGCAG GTTTCAAGGAATGGCAGAGAAATCGTGCGTTAAGCGCCTTCAGAAAGAATACAGAGCACTTTGTAAG GAACCAGTTTCTCATGTTGTTGCTCGTCCATCCCCAAGTGACATTCTTGAATGGC ATTATGTGCTGGAAGGGAGTGAAGGAACACCTTTTGCAG GTGGATATTACTATGGAAAGATCAAGTTCCCTCCTGAGTATCCCTACAAACCTCCTGGAATCAC CATGATCACCCCCAATGGACGGTTTATGACACAGAAGAAAATATGCTTGTCCATGAGTGATT TTCATCCAGAAAGTTGGAATTCAATGTGGTCTGTATCAAG GTTACTTGTGCTGAAGAAGAAGCTATGTTGTCCCAGGAAGCCTACATTTTAG
- the LOC107903850 gene encoding ubiquitin-conjugating enzyme E2 34 isoform X4: MAEKSCVKRLQKEYRALCKEPVSHVVARPSPSDILEWHYVLEGSEGTPFAGGYYYGKIKFPPEYPYKPPGITMITPNGRFMTQKKICLSMSDFHPESWNSMWSVSRLLVLKKKLCCPRKPTF, from the exons ATGGCAGAGAAATCGTGCGTTAAGCGCCTTCAGAAAGAATACAGAGCACTTTGTAAG GAACCAGTTTCTCATGTTGTTGCTCGTCCATCCCCAAGTGACATTCTTGAATGGC ATTATGTGCTGGAAGGGAGTGAAGGAACACCTTTTGCAG GTGGATATTACTATGGAAAGATCAAGTTCCCTCCTGAGTATCCCTACAAACCTCCTGGAATCAC CATGATCACCCCCAATGGACGGTTTATGACACAGAAGAAAATATGCTTGTCCATGAGTGATT TTCATCCAGAAAGTTGGAATTCAATGTGGTCTGTATCAAG GTTACTTGTGCTGAAGAAGAAGCTATGTTGTCCCAGGAAGCCTACATTTTAG